The Ptiloglossa arizonensis isolate GNS036 chromosome 13, iyPtiAriz1_principal, whole genome shotgun sequence genome window below encodes:
- the Tao gene encoding serine/threonine-protein kinase Tao yields MPAVPRPGSLKDPEIAELFEKNDPEKIFEDLREIGHGSFGAVYYARCLVTKEIVAIKKMSYLGKQTVEKWQDILKEIRFLRQLNHPNTIEYKGCYLRDHTAWLVMEYCLGSASDIIEVHKRPLKEDEIAAICEGVLRGLHYLHSLGRIHRDVKAGNILLTENGTVKLADFGSASIKCPANSFVGTPYWMAPEVILAMDEGQYDGKVDVWSLGITCIELAERKPPYFNMNAMSALYHIAQNDTPTLNSPDWSDVFRYFVEVCLTKSPTDRPASGRLLSHQFVTRTRSPQVLIDLIQRTKAAVRELDNLNYRKMKKILMIDACETESTVGDADDTPDEQTGGDSSKSNSITSEHSIHSMGVSASSQSSSTNSLPLPNADANDYSTGSVRNRHKISAGGVTANLLEHGANNFATIRTTSIVTKQQKEHMQEEMHEQMSGYKRMRREHQGALVKLEERCKMEMESHKQLLDKEYETLLQQFSKELEKLQLRHLQELERKLKQNQNAEKKLHKEITSRQEADRKALEAQQKRQYKVCKERWKKELSQDEVTSKRQRDATLQSQKDNLRQMEAQEEQRLARGQREYLDLEIRKFRRKKLLIFHSLEQELLREELNKRQQQLEQAHNMLLRHHEKTQELEYRQQRAVHALREDQVHRQHATELSNQQDYMQRAERDLRKKHALELKQQPKSLKQKEMQIRKQFRETCKIQTLQYKALKAQILQTTVKEEQKAVIKKLKEEQRRKLALLGDQYEQSIAEMLQKQSIRLDESQEVECHNLKERLNYELEILMAYQSKNKMQAEAQRNRERRELEDRVSVRRALLEQKMELETQEFLRERSERIRLLHERQERELQQFDEESARIGFSALAIAEASKESYPDDESLSGSMLSLAHSNSSTSFPPNSL; encoded by the exons ATGCCAGCTGTTCCAAGGCCTGGTAGCCTTAAGGACCCAGAGATTGCTGAATTATTTGAGAAAAATGATCCGGAGAAAATATTTGAGGACTTGCGCGAAATCgggcatggcagttttggggctgTTTACTATGCACGATGTTTGGTTACCAAAGAAATTGTTGCCATCAAGAAAATGTCATACTTGGGAAAACAAACTGTCGAAAAGTGGCAAGATATCTTGAAGGAAATTCGATTTCTTAGGCAGCTTAACCATCCTAATACAATAGAGTATAAGGGTTGTTATCTTAGGGACCACACTGCTtgg TTGGTAATGGAATATTGTCTTGGATCTGCATCAGACATTATTGAAGTTCATAAAAGACCCTTAAAAGAAGACGAAATAGCTGCAATTTGTGAAGGTGTGCTACGCGGTCTGCATTATCTTCATTCTCTTGGAAGAATCCATCGAGATGTAAAAGCAGGAAATATTTTACTTACTGAGAATGGAACAGTAAAATTGGCAGATTTTGGGTCTGCTAGTATAAAGTGTCCAGCAAATAGCTTCGTAGGAACTCCTTATTGGATGGCACCAGAAGTGATATTAGCTATGGACGAAGGCCAGTATGATGGAAAAGTAGATGTATGGTCTTTGGGAATAACATGTATTGAATTag cTGAGCGAAAACCACCATATTTTAACATGAATGCTATGAGTGCTCTGTATCATATTGCTCAAAATGATACACCAACTTTGAACTCTCCAGATTGGTCAGATGTTTTTCGCTATTTCGTTGAAGTGTGTCTTACCAAAAGTCCGACTGATAGGCCAGCCTCTGGTAGACTGTTATCA CATCAATTTGTCACCAGAACACGTTCTCCACAAGTTTTAATAGATTTAATTCAGAGAACGAAAGCTGCTGTAAGGGAGTTGgataatttaaattatcggaaaatgaaaaagattttAATGATCGATGCTTGTGAGACTGAAAGTACAGTTGGTGATGCTGATG ATACTCCTGATGAACAAACAGGTGGTGACAGTAGCAAGAGTAATTCAATTACCTCAGAGCATTCAATCCATTCAATGGGTGTTTCTGCAAGCTCTCAAAGTTCCTCCACCAACAGCTTGCCACTGCCAAATGCTGATGCAAATGATTATTCCACTGGATCTGTACGAAATCGGCATAAAATATCAGCAGGTGGTGTCACTGCCAATCTTCTTGAACATGGTGCCAATAATTTTGCAACAATTAGGACGACATCGATTGTGACTAAACAACAAAAAGAACATATGCAAGAAGAAATGCATGAACAAATGAGTGGATATAAAAGAATGAGACGGGAACATCAAGGAgctttg GTAAAATTGGAAGAGCGTTGTAAAATGGAAATGGAATCCCATAAACAATTATTAGACAAAGAATATGAAACTCTTTTACAACAGTTTAgtaaagaattggagaaacttcAATTGAGGCATTTACAAGAATTAGAACGTAAACTTAAACAAAACCAAAATGCAGAGAAGAAGCTTCACAAAGAGATTACAAGTAGACAAGAGGCTGATCGGAAAGCACTAGAAGCCCAGCAAAAGAGACAGTACAAA GTTTGTAAAGAGAGATGGAAAAAAGAATTATCTCAAGATGAAGTTACATCAAAACGACAACGAGATGCTACACTTCAAAGTCAAAAAGATAATTTACGACAGATGGAAGCGCAAGAAGAACAGCGGCTTGCAAGAGGGCAAAGAGAATATCTTGATCTTGAAATTCGTAAATTTCGTAGAAAAAAGTTGCTCATCTTCCATAGTTTGGAGCAAGAACTGCTTCGGGAa gaATTAAATAAGAGGCAACAACAATTGGAACAAGCACATAATATGTTGTTACGTCACCATGAAAAAACACAAGAACTAGAGTATAGACAACAAAGGGCTGTTCATGCTCTTCGAGAAGATCAAGTTCATCGGCAACACGCAACTGAACTTTCTAATCAACAAGATTATATGCAAAGGGCAGAGCGTGATTTGCGTAAGAAACACGCATTAGAGCTCAAGCAACAACCGAAGAGTCTCAAA CAAAAGGAAATGCAAATTCGAAAACAGTTTAGGGAGACGTGTAAAATACAAACACTGCAATATAAGGCATTAAAAGCGCAAATATTACAAACAACAGTGAAGGAGGAACAAAAGGcagttattaaaaaattaaaagaagaacAAAGAAGAAAGTTAGCTTTGTTGGGTGATCAGTATGAACAAAGTATTGCAGAAATGCTTCAAAAACAAAGTATACGTTTAGATGAATCACAAGAAGTTGAATGCCATAATCTTAAG GAAAGATTAAATTATGAGCTAGAAATTCTAATGGCATACCaatctaaaaataaaatgcaaGCTGAGgcgcaaagaaaccgagaacgtCGTGAATTGGAAGATCGAGTATCAGTCAGGCGAGCTTTGCTTGAACAAAAAATGGAACTTGAAACTCAGGAATTTCTGCGTGAACGTAGTGAACGGATACGTTTACTACATGAAAGACAGGAACGTGAATTACAACAGTTTGACGAGGAAAGTGCAAGAATAGGATTCAG TGCTCTGGCGATAGCTGAGGCATCAAAAGAATCTTATCCAGACGATGAAAGCCTTAGTGGCTCAATGTTAAGTCTGGCTCACAGTAATAGTTCTACATCCTTCCCCCCTAATAgtctttaa
- the Nipsnap gene encoding protein nipsnap has translation MAAVFRRFRAAQITLIGNNKLPSFISNRSSAKSSIQQDSSERWTNGVFIKRIKPIKESHSRMLSDKGVIYALHTHNIRPDSIDKYMTNYEEIVNIIYSKKSELKLELVGSWTVVAGDIDQALHLWQYTGGYDSVDRTQIELSKDKAYQQLFMESGKYLRSRYLQYLLAFSYWPSLSKRNDSNIYEIRSYRLRPGAMIEWGNNWAKAINYRRNNNEPFAGFFSQIGQLCNVHHIWCYKNFQARMETRESAWRSPGWDECVAYTVPLIKEMHSRILSPTSFSPTK, from the exons ATGGCTGCCGTTTTCAGAAGATTCAGAGCCGCGCAGATCACGTTGATCGGCAATAATAAACTACCGTCATTTATTTCTAACCG ATCTTCTGCAAAGTCATCGATCCAACAGGATAGCAGTGAAAGATGGACCAACGGGGTTTTCATAAAAAGAATCAAACCAATCAAAGAGTCTCACTCACGGATGCTGTCAGACAAAGGAGTTATTTACGCTTTGCACACGCATAACATCCGACCTGATTCCATTGACAAATACATGACCAATTA TGAAGAGATTGTTAACATTATTTATTCCAAGAAGTCTGAATTGAAATTGGAACTAGTTGGTTCATGGACTGTCGTAGCCGGTGATATTGATCAAGCTTTGCACCTTTGGCAATATACTGGTGGTTATGATAGCGTTGATCGCACACAAATCGAATTGTCTAAGGACAAA gcATATCAACAGTTATTCATGGAAAGTGGCAAATATTTACGATCGCGTTACTTGCAGTATTTATTGGCATTTAGCTACTGGCCCTCCCTTTCAAAACGTAATGATTCAAATATATATGAAATACGTAGTTATAGATTACGACCTGGTGCAATGATAGAATGGGGCAATAACTGGGCAAAGGCTATTAATTATAGACGCAATAACAATGAACCTTTTGCCGGTTTCTTCTCACAAATCGGTCAATTGTGTAATGTTCATCACATTTGGT GTTACAAAAATTTCCAAGCAAGAATGGAAACTAGAGAGAGTGCATGGAGATCTCCAGGATGGGATGAATGTGTTGCATATACTGTACCATTAATAAAAGAGATGCATTCCCGTATTTTAAGTCCTACTAGCTTTTCAccaacaaaataa
- the Slx1 gene encoding structure-specific endonuclease subunit SLX1: MDDAEVIEHFFGVYLLYSTNSKYKGRTYIGYTVDPRRRLKQHNAGKEHNGARKTSNKGPWIMVLIIHGFLNSTSALRFEWAWQHPDISRRLKHVPKKKSRQKPFEYCLLVLTEMLKVGPWCRLPLTIRWLDYEFFTEYCSYISAPMHMPVSCGKVISQKVKKTHTEGINKMETLEESSIFCSICSLYLEKKELVSCIKPDCLLVAHLICLADIFCKNGMILPIEGTCPVCNTNVLWGDLIRKKVGCYGNIKEVSSSDDDYT, from the exons ATGGATGATGCAGAAGTAATAGAACACTTTTTTGGCGTATATTTACTATACAGTACAAACTCAAAATACAAAGGAAGAACATATATAGGATATACAGTTGATCCTCGACGTAGATTGAAGCAACATAATGCTGGAAAAGAACATAATGGAGCTAGAAAAACAAGTAACAAAGGACCAtg gATCATGGTATTGATTATTCATGGTTTTTTAAACAGTACATCTGCACTCAGG tttGAATGGGCATGGCAACATCCTGATATTAGTCGGCGTCTAAAACACGTGCCTAAAAAAAAATCACGACAGAAACCGTTTGAATATTGTCTATTAGTTTTAACAGAAATGTTGAAAGTTGGACCTTGGTGTCGTTTACCTTTAACAATACGTTGGTTGGATTATGAATTTTTCACAGAATACTGTAGTTATATCTCAGCTCCCATGCATATGCCTGTATCCTGTGGAAAAGTGATTTCTCAAAAGGTAAAGAAGACTCATACCGAAGGTATTAACAAAATGGAAACTCTAGAGGAATCTTCTATATTTTGTTCTATATGTAGtctatatttagaaaaaaaagaattagttAGTTGTATAAAACCTGATTGCCTTTTAGTAGCTCACTTAATTTGTTTAGCagatatattttgtaaaaacggTATGATTTTACCAATTGAAGGTACTTGCCCTGTTTGCAATACTAATGTTTTATGGGGGgatttaattagaaaaaaagTTGGTTGTTATGGAAATATTAAAGAAGTTTCTTCCAGTGACGATGATTATACATAA
- the LOC143153719 gene encoding transmembrane protein 53 yields MSDQEDLDYYITLPSFPAFPKDPTLTTGSQDQQEEFVFVYKEDKRPVVVLLGWAGCQDKYLAKYSAIYEEKSCITLRYTAPVECLFWRRDKMPYIGKRLIQVITDKSLDQHPIFFHVFSNGGAFLYQHVSLAMKQANTPLKVKGVIFDSAPGERRVTALFKAISAIIGGHPLTNLPMSFFVTIFLSVLWLLEVIAHAFGRGYPVQTNPIALAEETHSWPQLFLYSNADTLIPASDIEKFASRRAERGVRVQLVLFTNSPHVKHYATYRDVYVNTVCSFIHECLTSPNSAIPESPEDHGEESNSQKYDALLGLTKRVVLPHEATQQLN; encoded by the exons ATGAGCGATCAAGAGGATCTCGACTACTACATCACGCTCCCGTCGTTTCCGGCGTTCCCGAAGGATCCGACGTTGACCACCGGCAGTCAGGATcagcaagaagaatttgtgttCGTCTACAAAGAGGACAAGCGGCCGGTGGTCGTGCTGCTAGGATGGGCCGGCTGTCAGGACAAATATCTGGCCAAGTACAGCGCAATATACGAAGAGAAGAG CTGCATCACGCTACGGTACACGGCACCGGTAGAATGTCTGTTCTGGCGGCGGGACAAGATGCCTTACATTGGGAAACGATTGATCCAGGTGATCACGGATAAGAGCCTGGATCAGCACCCGATATTTTTCCACGTCTTCAGCAACGGTGGCGCGTTTCTGTATCAGCACGTAAGCCTCGCGATGAAGCAAGCCAACACACCGCTCAAG GTGAAAGGGGTGATATTCGATAGCGCGCCGGGCGAAAGGAGAGTAACCGCGCTTTTCAAAGCGATCAGCGCGATCATCGGAGGACATCCGCTTACAAACTTACCGATGTCCTTCTTCGTTACGATCTTTCTCTCGGTACTTTGGTTGCTCGAG GTGATCGCCCACGCGTTTGGACGTGGTTACCCTGTTCAAACGAATCCAATCGCTCTGGCGGAGGAAACTCATTCCTGGCCCCAACTGTTTCTTTACTCGAACGCTGACACTTTAATACCGGCGTCG GACATTGAGAAGTTTGCCAGTCGACGAGCAGAACGTGGTGTACGGGTGCAGCTGGTGCTATTTACGAATTCACCGCACGTAAAGCATTACGCTACTTACCGTGACGTTTACGTTAATACGGTTTGTAGTTTTATCCACGAATGTTTGACGTCACCAAACTCTGCAATTCCGGAATCTCCCGAAGATCACGGTGAAGAAAGTAATTCGCAGAAATACGATGCTCTCCTGGGTCTCACTAAAAGAGTCGTACTACCTCACGAGGCCACCCAACAACTAAATTAG